The sequence below is a genomic window from Streptomyces sudanensis.
CGACACGGCTCCCTGACGGTCCCGGCGGATCCCCGAGGGCGTACGCCCGGACGGCCGGGCCCGGCCCCGGGCCGGGAGTCCGGCCCCGACCGGGGACGCGACCGCCGACCGGCCACCGGCCGCCGGTGAGGACCTCGCCGACGGCCCCGGGAGGCACGGGGTGCCGAAGGCCCCGGCCGCACCGGCCCGGCGCGGAGCGCGGGCGGGTGCGGCCGGGGCCTTCGTAGCCGGGGCCTTCGTAGCCGGGGCCTTCGTAGCCGGGGCCTTCGTGGCCGGGGCCTTCGTGGCCGGGGCCTTCGTGACGCCGCCGGACATGGACACCGGGCCCGGGGCATTGGACGCCCCGGGCCCGGCGCCCGGCCTCAGGGGTCGAACGCCAAGCGGCAGGCACCCGGCCTCGGACGCCCGGCCTCGGACATCAAGCACCCGGCCTTGGGCGTCCGGCCTCAGGCGCCGTTCGCTCGGCGGCGGCGCGTGAGGAGCACCGCGCCGGCGCCGAGCGCCACGGCGGCGCCGCTCGCGAGGGCCGGGCCGCCCAGGGCGTCGGACGAACCGGTGTCGGCGAGGGCCCCGGCCGTCGCGGACGTCGGGGTCGTCGCGGGTGTCGGGGTGGTCGTGCCGGGCAGCGGCGTGGTTCCGGTACCGCCCTGCGGGGCCGGCGTGTTCGGCGGAGGAGTCGTGGCCGGGGCCGCGACGACTTGGAACGCGTGCCTCTTCAGGGTCGTGTTGGCACCGCAGTCGTCGCCGCGCTCGTACCAGCCGCTCACCTCGATCCGGCCCGACCAGTCCTTGATCGAGGCGGCGGGGCTCAGCCGCAGTCTGAGGTCCGCGTGGGCGCCGGGCTCCAGCTCGCCGACGTTCACGGCGATCCCCTTCGAGTTCCAGGGGCGCCACGTGGTGGACGGGCCCGTGGAGAACCGGGGCGTGAACAGGGTGACGAGGTCCTGCCCGCCGGGGGCGAGGGCGACCTGCCCGTACGCGCGGTCCACGGTCTTCCCGGTGTTGTTCGTCACGCGGACGGTGAGGTCGACGGTGCTGCCCGCGGCGACCTTCGCGGGCAGGCCGGTCAGCTCGGCGACGAGGCGGTCGTCCTCGGCGCACATGCCGTCGCCGTCCTCGTCCCCCTTCCCGTCTTCGTCCTTCTTCGCGTCCTCGAGCGCCTTCTCGGCGGCGGCGAGGTCGGCGGCGGCCTCCTCCACGGCCTTCGTCAGCCGCGCATAGACCTGGGAGGCTTCGATGTGCATGTCGGCGAGCGCGTCACGGGCGTCGATCAGCTTCTTGTCCGCGGTCTCCTTCGCGGTGGCCGCGGTGGCGGCGGTGGTCTCCGCGGCCTTGACCGCGGCCTCGGCGGCCTTTTTCTCCTCCTCCGTCGCCGTGCCGGGCAGGGCGGCGAGCTTCGCCCTCGCCTCCTCCAGGGCCTTCACCGCGGCGGTGTGCGCGGCGGCGGCCTCGGTGGCCTTCTCCCTGGCGGCGGCGACCGCGAGGGCCTCCGGCGTGGTGTCGGAGAGGAGGAGTTCCCTGAGCTTCTCGTAACCGGCCTTCTTGGCGGCCACCGCCGCCTCGTACGCCTTCCGGGCCTCCGTCACGGCCTTCTCCAGGTCCGCGAGGGACGGGCTCTTCGCGGACGCGGACCGCTCCGGCGACGCGGCCGCCCCGGACGACGCGGCCGGTCCCGACTGCGCGGCCGGTCCGGAAGCGGCCGGCGGCGCGGGCGGCGGGCTCGCCGTCGCCGCGTGGACCGGGGAGGCGGCGAGGAGGAGGACGGGCGCGGTGACGGCGGCGGCGACGGCCGCCGCGAGAGTACGTCTGGTCTTCACGGATGCTCTTTCTCGGGAGCGGACGTCGTGAACGCGGTGGTGCGCACGTGCGGTCGTCCGATCGTACGGAGCAAATGGCCGCCCGGCGGGGGGAGTTCGCCACCGGGCGCGCCGCCCGGCGGCGGAACGGACGGCTCCACCGCCGGACATGTCCGGACGATCCGCGCAGTTGCCCGCACGGGTCCGGTTTTCCGTGTGGGGATTGTCATCCGGGCCCGGCGGGCGCTCAGTCGCAGACGTGCCGGTCCCGCTCCGGCGAGTACAGGTGGCTGTCGCGGAACTCCGTCGCCGCCAGCGTCCGGCCGACGATGATCACCGCCGTGCGGGTGACGCCCGCCGCCTTCGTCCGCGCCGCGATGTCCGCGAGGGTGCCGCGCAGCACCAGCTCGTCGGGGCGGCTGGCCATGGCGACGACGGCGGCCGGGCAGTCCTCGCCGTAGTGCGGTACGAGTTCGGCGACGACGCGGTCGACGTAGCGGGCCGCCAGGTGCAGCACCAGCAGGGCGCCGCTGCGGCCCAGCGTCGCCAGGTCCTCGCCCTCCGGCATGGGCGTGGCCTGCTGCGCGATCCGCGTCAGGATGACGGTCTGGCCGACGGTCGGGACGGTCAGCTCCCGCTTCAACGCCGCCGCGGCCGCCGCGAACGCCGGGACGCCGGGGACCATCTCGTACGGCACCCCGGCCGCGTCCAGGCGCCGCATCTGCTCCGCGACCGCGCTGAACACGGACGGGTCGCCGGAGTGCAGCCGCGCCACGTCGTGGCCCGCCTTGTGGGCGGCGACCAGCTCGGCGGTGATGGCGTCCAGGTCCATGCGGGCCGTGTCGACGAGCCGCGCGTCCGGCGGGCACTCGGCGAGCAGTTCCGCGGGGACGAGCGAGCCGGCGTACAGGCACACCCGGCAGGAGGCGAGGGTGCGGGCGCCCCGCACCGTGATCAGGTCGGCGGCGCCGGGGCCCGCACCGATGAAGTAGACCGTCATTGTTCCTCTGCTCCCGCCTTCGTTACGGACCACTGCGTGACCGGCATCGCCTGCCGCCAGCCGGTGAAGCCGCCCACCGGGACGGCGTGGGCGACCGCCAGCCGTACGAGTTCGCCGCCGTGCCGCCGGTACCGCTCGGCGAGCAGCGCCTCCGACTCCAGCGTCACGGTGTTGGCGACCAGCCGTCCGCCGGGGCGCAGCGCCGCCCAGCAGGCGTCGAGCAGACCGGGCGCGGTGAGGCCGCCGCCGACGAAGACGGCGTCCGGCGCGTCGAGGCCCGCGAGGCCGTCCGGTGCGGCGGCGGTGACCACGCGCAGGCCGGGCACGCCCAGGGCGGCGGCGTTGCGGGCGATCCGCGCCGCCCGCACCGGGTCGCGTTCGACGGCGACGGCGCGGCAGGTGCGGTGGACGCGCATCCACTCGATGCCGATGGACCCGGAGCCGCCGCCGACGTCCCACAGCAGTTCGCCCGGCGCGGGTGCCAGCGCGGCGAGCGTCGCGGCGCGGACGTGGCGCTTGGTGAGCTGGCCGTCGTGCTCGTAGGCGTCGTCGGGGAGGCCCGGCACGGCGCCGAGGCGCGGGGCGCCGGGCGCGCGGACGCACTCGACGGCGATCAGGTTCAGCGGGTCGCCCGGCGGGTGGGGCCAGGCGTCGGCGGTGCCGTGCAGGGCGCGCTCGCGGTCCGGGTGGCCGAGCTGCTCCAGTACGCGCAGGCGGCTCGGGCCGTAGCCGCGGGCGCGCAGCAGCGCGGCCACCTCGGCGGGGGTGCCCGCGCCGGCGCTCAGCACGAGCAGGCGGCGGCCGTCGTGGAGGGCGGCGGACAGGGTGTCGAGGGGGCGGCCGACGAGGGTGACCGTCTCGGTGTCCTCCTGCGGCCAGCCCAGGCGGGCGCAGGCGTACGCGACGGAGGACGGGTGCGGCAGGACGCGCAGCCGGTCCGGGCCGAGGACCTCCGCGAGGGCGCGGCCGACGCCGTGGAACATGGGGTCGCCGCTCGCCAGGACCGCGACCGCCCTGCCGGCGTGCGCCGCGAGCAGGGCGGGGACGGCGGGGCGCAGGGGGCTGGGCCACGGCACGCGGTCGGCGGTCACCTCCGCCGGGAGCAGGCCGAGCTGGCGGGCGCCGCCGCCGATCACCACGTCCGCGGCACGCAGGGCGGCGCGGGACGGCTCGGGCAGGCCGGCCCAGCCGTCGGCGCCGACGCCGACGACGGTGACGGTGTCGGCACCGGCGGGGCGGGTGTCGTCCTGGCTGCTGGATGGCCTGCTCACGGGCCGGAACCCTACCGGCCGGCCGGGGACCGGGCGGGCGGCGGGGTTCCCTCCCGGCGCGCCCGCCCGCACCGCGGCCGACCCGGAAGNGNNNCNNGNAGNGTCCCGGGGAGGGTCCCGGGGAGGGGCCCGGGGAGGAGCCCGGGACGGCAGATCCGGAGCGGTGGGCCGCCCCGCACCGCCGGCGGGCGGCGTACGACCGCCCCACCGGTGCCTCCGGACGCCCACCGGTGCCCCGGACGCCCGCCGGTGCCCCCGGACGCCCGCCGGGGGCCGGCCCCGCACGCTGCTACCTCCGGTTGTACAGCCGCATCGTGACCGCGCCGAAGACCGCGACGAACACCGCCGACCAGCCCAGCGTCCAGGCGAGGTCCGCCGCCGGGCGCCCGCCCGCCATCAGCTCCCGCACCGACGTGGCGAGGTGCGTGACGGGGTTGTTGTTGACGAACGCCTGGAGCCAGCCGGGCATGGTGCGCGGGTCGACGAAGACGTTGCTCAGGAACGTCAGCGGGAAGATCACCATCATGCTGACGCCCATCACGGACTTCTCGCTGCGCAGCAGCAGCCCGAACATCGTCCAGATCCACGAGAAGGCGAACGCGAAGACCATCAGCAGCGCCACGCCCGCCAGCACCCCGGCCGCCCCGCCGGCCGGCCGGTAGCCGATCGCCAGGCCCACGGCCAGCATCACGGCGGACGCGATCAGGTACCGGACGACGTCGCCGAGCAGGTAGCCGACCATCGGCGCGGGCCGCCAGACGGGCAGGGTGCGGAACCGGTCGAAGACGCCCTTGTCGATGTCGGTGTTGACCGCGACACCCGTGTACATGGTGATCATCACGACGCTCATCGTGAGGATGCCCGGCAGCAGGAACTGGACGTACGCCGACACCGACCCGGCGAGCGCGCCGCCGAACAGGTACGTGTACATCAGCACCATCATGATCGGGAACGCCGTCACGTCGAACAGCTGCTCCGGCACGTGCTTGATCTTCAGCAGTGCCCGCCGCCCGAACGTCAGCGACGCGGAGAGCGCGGAGGGGCGGGGCGGGCGGCGGTCCGGGTCGGCGACGAGCAGGTCGGCCAGTTCCTCGGCGCTCGGCGCGACGAACCCGGTCTCCTCGGCGGGCGCCGCCGGCCGCGCCCCGGCCCTCACCCGCGCCCCCGCCTTCTCCCTGGCCTTCGCCTTCACCGGCGGCTGCGGCTGCGGCTGCGGCTGCGGCTGCGGCTGCGGCTGCGGCTGCGGGGACCGTGACGCGGTGGTGCTCATGCCGGGCCCTCCTGTCCCGTCAGCGCCAGGAACACCTCGTCGAGGCTGGGCTGCCCCAGCGCGAAGTCGTCGACCGTGATCCCCGCCCGGGCCAGCTCGGACAGGGCCCGCGCCGCCTGCCCGGCCGCGTCCAGCTCCGTACGCCGCCCGCCGACCGCCGCGGTGAGCGCGACCGGGTCCGCGTCGAGCTGCACGACCGCGCCGAGCGCCCCGGTCAGCACCCGCACGGCCCGTTCCCGCTGCCCGGGATCGCGGAGCCGTACGCGCACCGAGCCGGCGCCGACCGACGCCTTCAGCTCGCCCTTGGTGCCCTCCGCGATGACCCGGCCCCGGTCGATCACCGCGACACGGGACGCCAACCGGTCGGCCTCCTCCAGGTACTGCGTGGTGAGGAGCACCGTCGTGCCCTGCGCGACGACCGCGCGGACGATGTCCCACACCTGGTTGCGGGAGCGCGGGTCGAGGCCCGTCGTCGGCTCGTCCAGGAACAGCAGGTCGGGCGTGTTCAGGAGGGACGCGGCGATGTCGATGCGGCGCCGCATGCCGCCCGAGTAGTGCCTGACCTGCCTGTCCGCCGCGTCGATCAGCCCGAACGCCTCCAGCAGCCGCGCCGACCTGGCGCGGGCGGCGGCCCGGGAGTGGCCGAGGAGGCGGGCGAGGAGGACCAGGTTCTCCGTACCGGTCAGGTCCTCGTCCACGGAGGCGTACTGACCGGTGAGGCTGACCCCGCCGCGCACGGCGTCGGCGTCGCGCACCACGTCCCGGCCGAACACGCGGGCCTCGCCGCCGTCCGGTCGCAGCAGTGTCGCCAGCACCTTCACGACGGTCGTCTTGCCCGCGCCGTTCGGCCCGAGCAGCCCGTACACCGTCCCGGCGGGCACGCGCAGGTCGACGCCGTCGACGGCGCGGGTGGCGCCGAAGACCTTGACCAGGCCGTGCGTCTCGACGGCGGGGCCCGGTCCGGTCCGGTCGCGACCGGGGTTCATGGGGCTGGTTCCTCCCGGCGGTGGGACCGGTTTCCGGCCGGCGGCGGGGGCGGCCGCCCGCGGTGGGCCGGGGCCCCGCGGGCGGCGCGGCGGCGGAGCCCGGTTCACTCGTGCGTGTGGAAGACGGGGAGGGCAGCGCGGGCCGTGCCGCCGCCCGCGGCCGGGCGCCGGGGCGGCGCGGCCTGTGCGCGCCCGTCTTCCCAGGGCACACCCGCCCGGCCCGGCCGGCAAGTGGATCAGTTCGCCGGCCGGCCGCCGACCGAAAGCGGTGCCCGTGATCGGCTTCGGACCGCCGGGTTCCGGAAGCGGCATTACGATGCGGCTGTCCCTGCGACATTTCCCCTGCCAGTCAAGGACGTTCGGCATGCGCAACTCTTCCGGCAGAGGGTTCCGACCCGATGGGGCGGGCACGTTCGTCACCGCCGTGAGGGCGGCCGCGGGCAGCGTCCCGGCCTGCTCACCGGTCGCGACGACCGCCGTGCTCGTCGGAGCCGCCGGGTTCGCCGCCCCCGCCGCGCTGCTGTACTGCGCGCTGCCCCTGGTGGGCATCGCGCTGGCCTACCGGAGGCTCGGGCGGCTCGACGTGAACGCGGGCGCCGTGTACTCGTGGGTGGGGCGGACCCTGCACCCGTTCCTCGGCTTCCTGTGCGGATGGGCCCTGGTCGTGTCGACGACGCTGTTCATGGTGGCGGGGGCGCTGCCGGCGGGGATGCTGACGCTGGCCCTGTTCGACCCCGCGCTGGCACGGGAGACCTGGCCGGTGACGGCGGCCGGGGCGTGCTGGCTGGGGGTGATGGTGCTGGTGGCGCTGGGCGGGGCCCGGCTGAGCGTACGGGCGCGGACGGTCGTCTCGTGCGTCGAGCTGGTGCTCCTCCTGCTGTTCGTGCTGGGCGCGGTGGCGCGCAACGGCGCGGCGGCCGCGTTCGACTGGTCGTGGCTGGGGTTCGGGGGCTTCTGCGGGGCGCCGGGCGTCGCCTCGTGCGCCCTGATCGCGGCGTTCTCCTGCCGGGGCTGGTACGTCGCCGGCGTCCGCGGCGGGGACGCGCGCGGCGGGAACGCGCGCGACGGCCGGTGCGCGGCGCGGCTCACGGCGGTCGTCGGGGTGGGGGTGGTGTTCCTGCTGTTCGAGGCGTTCACCCTCGCGGTCAACGTGGTGCTGGCGACCGAGGGCACCACCGCGGAGAGCGGTGCGGGGACCCTCGCCCTGCTCTGCGAGGCGCTCTGGCCGGGGGTCGGCGGGAAACTGCTGGTGGTGGCGGTGATGCTGTCGACCGT
It includes:
- the cobM gene encoding precorrin-4 C(11)-methyltransferase, whose protein sequence is MTVYFIGAGPGAADLITVRGARTLASCRVCLYAGSLVPAELLAECPPDARLVDTARMDLDAITAELVAAHKAGHDVARLHSGDPSVFSAVAEQMRRLDAAGVPYEMVPGVPAFAAAAAALKRELTVPTVGQTVILTRIAQQATPMPEGEDLATLGRSGALLVLHLAARYVDRVVAELVPHYGEDCPAAVVAMASRPDELVLRGTLADIAARTKAAGVTRTAVIIVGRTLAATEFRDSHLYSPERDRHVCD
- a CDS encoding ABC transporter permease, which encodes MSTTASRSPQPQPQPQPQPQPQPQPPVKAKAREKAGARVRAGARPAAPAEETGFVAPSAEELADLLVADPDRRPPRPSALSASLTFGRRALLKIKHVPEQLFDVTAFPIMMVLMYTYLFGGALAGSVSAYVQFLLPGILTMSVVMITMYTGVAVNTDIDKGVFDRFRTLPVWRPAPMVGYLLGDVVRYLIASAVMLAVGLAIGYRPAGGAAGVLAGVALLMVFAFAFSWIWTMFGLLLRSEKSVMGVSMMVIFPLTFLSNVFVDPRTMPGWLQAFVNNNPVTHLATSVRELMAGGRPAADLAWTLGWSAVFVAVFGAVTMRLYNRR
- a CDS encoding daunorubicin/doxorubicin resistance ABC transporter ATP-binding protein DrrA — its product is MNPGRDRTGPGPAVETHGLVKVFGATRAVDGVDLRVPAGTVYGLLGPNGAGKTTVVKVLATLLRPDGGEARVFGRDVVRDADAVRGGVSLTGQYASVDEDLTGTENLVLLARLLGHSRAAARARSARLLEAFGLIDAADRQVRHYSGGMRRRIDIAASLLNTPDLLFLDEPTTGLDPRSRNQVWDIVRAVVAQGTTVLLTTQYLEEADRLASRVAVIDRGRVIAEGTKGELKASVGAGSVRVRLRDPGQRERAVRVLTGALGAVVQLDADPVALTAAVGGRRTELDAAGQAARALSELARAGITVDDFALGQPSLDEVFLALTGQEGPA
- a CDS encoding bifunctional cobalt-precorrin-7 (C(5))-methyltransferase/cobalt-precorrin-6B (C(15))-methyltransferase, with translation MSRPSSSQDDTRPAGADTVTVVGVGADGWAGLPEPSRAALRAADVVIGGGARQLGLLPAEVTADRVPWPSPLRPAVPALLAAHAGRAVAVLASGDPMFHGVGRALAEVLGPDRLRVLPHPSSVAYACARLGWPQEDTETVTLVGRPLDTLSAALHDGRRLLVLSAGAGTPAEVAALLRARGYGPSRLRVLEQLGHPDRERALHGTADAWPHPPGDPLNLIAVECVRAPGAPRLGAVPGLPDDAYEHDGQLTKRHVRAATLAALAPAPGELLWDVGGGSGSIGIEWMRVHRTCRAVAVERDPVRAARIARNAAALGVPGLRVVTAAAPDGLAGLDAPDAVFVGGGLTAPGLLDACWAALRPGGRLVANTVTLESEALLAERYRRHGGELVRLAVAHAVPVGGFTGWRQAMPVTQWSVTKAGAEEQ
- a CDS encoding APC family permease, producing MRNSSGRGFRPDGAGTFVTAVRAAAGSVPACSPVATTAVLVGAAGFAAPAALLYCALPLVGIALAYRRLGRLDVNAGAVYSWVGRTLHPFLGFLCGWALVVSTTLFMVAGALPAGMLTLALFDPALARETWPVTAAGACWLGVMVLVALGGARLSVRARTVVSCVELVLLLLFVLGAVARNGAAAAFDWSWLGFGGFCGAPGVASCALIAAFSCRGWYVAGVRGGDARGGNARDGRCAARLTAVVGVGVVFLLFEAFTLAVNVVLATEGTTAESGAGTLALLCEALWPGVGGKLLVVAVMLSTVVTLETMLAQVARTLFTMGRDGTVPAAFGLVHRRRNTPWVAVAAVGGAALALSAASNAFGSVGGVVSGVVGAMGLQIAFSHALAGIAAVVAYRRVLLSSARELLLGGVWPLAGTAFMSWVFYESLAELPTAALAVGLGGLAAGLIPMFWYWRRGSSYYRPAKLDAVRELAVKKDTPYGDVPRQYRPAADETLATDF